The genomic stretch CAGCGCGATCATCCGCAGCGCCGCTTCGAGCAGCAGCGTGAAGGCGGACGTGCCGAGCGCGGCCTGGGGTCGCGCGAACGCCGCCGTCACCATCATGATTGCGTACACCGCAGGGTGGAACGCGCCGTCCAGTTTGCCCGGCGCTTGCGTGACCAGCGCGAGCGTCGCCACGACCAGGTGGGTGAAGAGCTCGAGGTCGAGCCGGGTGGTGGCGTCGGGGTCGAGCCGGCGCAGGCGCCGCGCAACTCGGAAGCCCAGGGAGCCCAGGAGCAGCGTCCCGACGGCAGCGTCGAAGGCGAGCCCGGGAGCCTCGGTGACACTGTAGACCAGGTACGCCCCGAACCCGATGCTCAGCCCGAGACCCGAGGCACGCGCCATTGCCTGCTGCATGCGCAGAGTGACTCGGACCAGCGGATCCATTGACGGTCCCGGCTATCAGAGCTTCGGCAACTCGGCCCACTTCTTGGAGTCGCCCGCGCGAAGAACTTCCCTTGTCGCTCGACAACGCGACTTCTGACTGAAGGATCGGCGACAATGTGGGCAACGTGAAACCGGGGCTGAGACTCCAGATCTTGATGCTGCTCGGCGGGCTGATGGTCCTGGCGTTCGTCCCACTTTTTTTCGCCGTCGCCACCTACACGCGGCTGACACTTCAGCAAGTGCGCGAGACCAGCGCTCGCGCCCTCGGCCGTGCCGTCGCCAGCCATGTGGGAGAAGCGCGCAGCCAGCGCTCGGTCGCGCAGCTCTCGTCCCTCTTGGACGCCGAGATCGGCACCGAGGGCGTCGAGGCCATCGGTGTCTACGACGCTTCGGGGGAGCCGGTGCTGCGCGTCGGCGATCCGGTGGCGGCCGTCGCGCTGGGTGTGCGCATCGACCCGAGGCGCGAGCTGGTGGCCGAGCTGACGAGCAGCCACGGGCGCGCGCTGGCAGTGACCGTTCCGGACGCGAGCGGTGCAGTGATCGCCGTCGTCCGCACCGATGATCAGTCGGCTCGCGCCGCACCGCTGGTGCGCCTGGTCGGTCTGTACACCGGCATCGTCGCGCTCAGTCTGCTGGTCATCGCGTACTTTGCACTCACACGCCTGATCGTGAGACCCCTCGACCAGCTCTCGCGCGCGGCGGAGCGGGTCGCAGGCGGCGCGCGACGTCTGGACATTCCGCCCCGCGGACCACGCGAGCTCGCCGAGCTCGGCGTGAACCTGAAGACGATGACCGAGAAGCTGCTCTCCGAAGAGGAGGCGCTGCGGAAAAAGGTCGACGAGGTGGAGCGCGCGACCCGCCGGCTCGAGGAAGCGCAGAACCGCCTGGTGCGCTCCGAGCGCCTGGCCTCCGTCGGTCGCCTTGCCGCGGGTCTTGCGCACGAGATCGGCAACCCGATCGCCGCCCTGATCGGCATGCAGGACCTGCTGCTCGAAGGCGGGCTCGAACCGGAGGAGCAGCGCGATTTCCTGCAGCGCATGCGCCGCGAGAGCGAACGCATCAACAGCATCTTGCGCGACCTCTTGCAGTTCGCGCGCCCGGGAAACAAGAGCGACGAAGTGCCGAGCCCGGGCAATGTCGAGTCCGCGATCTACGACACGGCCGCCCTGGTGGCGCCGCAGAGCTCCATGCGCGACGTGGAGCTTGCGGTCGACGTCTTCCCGGATCTGCCCGCGGTGGCGCTGACGCGCGAACACCTGGTGCAGGTGATCTTGAATCTGGTGCTGAACGCTGCGGACGCCTGTGGACCGGGCGGAAAGATCGCGCTCCGAGCTCTGCCCGCACAAGGCGGTGTGCGCCTCGAGGTCGAGGACAACGGTCCGGGCGTCGCCGCCGACGTTCGCTCGCGCTTGTTCGAGCCCTTCGTCACCACCAAGGAGGTGGGGAAAGGTACGGGCCTCGGCCTCGCTGTGTGCCGTGGGCTGGTGGAGTCGGCCGGCGGCAGCATCAGCCTCGACGAGGACTTCAGCGCTGGCGCGCGTTTTGTCATCGATCTGCCACCCGGTGAAGCGGCGCCCTCGACCCGACCGAGCTGACGCGCACCCGTTGAACAAACACTCCGCGCGCGCCGTGATCTTCTGACTCGGGTTGTCAGCAAGAAGCGACCGCCCGTATCATTCACAAACGACGATGCGAAGAGCGCTCATTCCCTGCTTCGTGTGCGCTGTGTTCGTGGCGCAGCCGAGCCACGCCCAGGAGACCGCAGATCCCGCGGCGCAGCTCTACCAGGAAGGCGCGGATTTCGCATCGCAGGGCAAGTGGCAGGATGCGCGCGCGAAGTTCGAGGCCGCGGTGGCGCTCAGAGCAACACCCGTGGGGCTCTTCAATCTGGCGCAGGCGGAGCGCAACCTCGGCCTGATCGCCAGCGCCAAGCGCCACTTCGTCAGCGCTCGCGCGCTGGCAGAACGGGAGGGCGCCGACGACGTGCGGCGCCTGTCGGACGACGCCCTCGCGGCGGTGGCGACCCGGGTACCACGCGTGCGGCTCAGCCTGCCTCGCGACGCGGCGGGTGTCGAAGCCCGGGTCGATTCACGACCGGCGGAGATCGTCGGAGGTGAGCTCGAGCTCGACCCGGGGCCGCACGACGTGACGATCAGCGCAGCGGGTGAGAAGCCCTTCAGCCGCAAGCTCACCGCAGTCGAGGGGACGCGCATCGATCTGGTCGTGCGCTTCGAGCGCGACGCGCCGCCTCCCGCAGCGACTCCACCCGCGCCGAAGTCCCAACCCAGGAGCCCAGCCCATTCGGTCTCGTCGAGCGGACCTCCGGCGGGCGCCGTGGTGCTCGCCGGCGTGGGCGCGGCGGCCCTCGTGGTTGGCGTGATCTTCCAGGTGCGCCGCAACGACAAACTCGACGAAGCAGCCGCGGGTTGCACGCGCACCGGCTCGGGCTGGCAGTGCCCCAAGGCCCTGGAGAACGACCCGAATCACCAGGACCTGAAGGACCAGGCGGCCAGTGCCGGAGTGTGGCGGAACGTAGCGCTCGGGGTCGGCGCGTCGGCGCTCGTTGCAGGCGGAGTGTGGTGGGCCCTCGGCAGCTCTAGCTCCGAGAGTCGAGCGGTTGCGTTGAGCGTTCAGCCATCGATCCAAGGCGCCGCGGCCCGCGTGCGCTGGGCGTTCTGAGACCGAGGTCAGCGCACACAGCGCGGCTTGCCAGTGACCGGGTCGAGCAGAAGTTTGTCCTTGGGGCAGGGCGCGAAGCGTAGCGGGGGTTTCTTCTTCTCCGCTGCAGAGGCCGAAGCGCTCGGTGGCGTCGGTGGTGACACGCTGTTCGATGGAGCCGGGAGTGTCGC from Myxococcales bacterium encodes the following:
- a CDS encoding HAMP domain-containing histidine kinase; this encodes MKPGLRLQILMLLGGLMVLAFVPLFFAVATYTRLTLQQVRETSARALGRAVASHVGEARSQRSVAQLSSLLDAEIGTEGVEAIGVYDASGEPVLRVGDPVAAVALGVRIDPRRELVAELTSSHGRALAVTVPDASGAVIAVVRTDDQSARAAPLVRLVGLYTGIVALSLLVIAYFALTRLIVRPLDQLSRAAERVAGGARRLDIPPRGPRELAELGVNLKTMTEKLLSEEEALRKKVDEVERATRRLEEAQNRLVRSERLASVGRLAAGLAHEIGNPIAALIGMQDLLLEGGLEPEEQRDFLQRMRRESERINSILRDLLQFARPGNKSDEVPSPGNVESAIYDTAALVAPQSSMRDVELAVDVFPDLPAVALTREHLVQVILNLVLNAADACGPGGKIALRALPAQGGVRLEVEDNGPGVAADVRSRLFEPFVTTKEVGKGTGLGLAVCRGLVESAGGSISLDEDFSAGARFVIDLPPGEAAPSTRPS